ATGATGACATAATGTGCTTAGAAGAATAAATAAGATGATTTAATCACAAAATATTGTGACTTTTGAATATAGAATGGGTAAAAATCAGACTGGAAAATGCTCGTTTTTTGCCCTGATTTTCAAACGAAAATATAGATATGACGAATATGAAAATAATTGTTATTAAACTATTTATAAATGTATTGACATTTTCTTTTGTTGTAACTATAATGGTTACAAGAAGAGATGCTAGTAATAAAAATTATTAAGGATCTAAATAAAAGAAAAAATATTTTTTTAAGCCTGTTGTAACCTTTACGGTTACAATATAAATGGTAAATTATCAAAATAAATAAATTTGAAAGGATGGTCATAATTATGAAAATTTTATTAATCGGAGCAAGTGGAAATGCGGGGAAAAGAATATTAGAGGAGGCTTTAGATAGAGGGCACAGTGTTACAGCCGTTCTACGTGATCCTTCAAAACTAACGCTGAATCATAAAAATTTAACTATGGTTCAAGGAGATTTATTAAATCCAGATTCAATATTAAAATATTTAGACCAGCAAGATGCTATAATTAGTGCCTATGGTCCTAAACATGGAGAAGAAGAAAAACTTGTAGTAGCAGCTAAAAATTTAGTAGAACTTATTAAATCCTCGAAGATTAAAAGATTATTAGTAGTTGGAGGTGCAGGTAGCCTTGAAGTAGCTCCTGGTTTAGCATTGTCTGATACTCCAGAATTTCTAGACGCATGGAAGCCAGTAGCCTTC
This window of the Clostridium estertheticum genome carries:
- a CDS encoding NAD(P)-dependent oxidoreductase yields the protein MKILLIGASGNAGKRILEEALDRGHSVTAVLRDPSKLTLNHKNLTMVQGDLLNPDSILKYLDQQDAIISAYGPKHGEEEKLVVAAKNLVELIKSSKIKRLLVVGGAGSLEVAPGLALSDTPEFLDAWKPVAFAHRDALRVYEESDISWTFLSPSAIFEPGERTGKYKLGNTTLLSDENGLSRISMEDYAIAMIDELENKSYERKQFTVSSKTNKEVL